Proteins encoded by one window of Geobacter sp. DSM 9736:
- a CDS encoding ATP-binding protein — MDNCDLAAHVADPGRLAALKAVALLDTPTEESFDRLTWLAARFVSAPTALVSLVDANRQFFKSCLGLPEPWSSMRETALSHSFCQYNRIPRQPLLITDARNHPLFKDNLAIRDLNVIAYLGIPLVTSDGYVLGSFCVIDSKPRQWTVEDVSVVEKLAAAVMAEIHLRAEIANRQRIEEKLNEQNEELRRAYGDLERETAERLRTLEQLRHKDQMLIRQTRLAAMGEMISSIAHQWRQPLNVLGLMFQSVLLNFETGHLRRDLLQESTDEAMKVINYMSRTIDDFRNFFRPNTEKSRFSVKEAVDLTVSLVRDGFRECRIELEIATSDDVEISGYFNEFCQAILSILHNARDAFSERSIECKRLVVSSTVERRTAVITIRDNAGGIPDNVIEMIFEPYFSTKGLQGTGIGLYMSKNMIETQMGGRLTVRNTDEGAEFRIELPVNS, encoded by the coding sequence ATGGACAATTGCGATCTTGCGGCACATGTAGCCGATCCGGGGCGGCTTGCGGCCCTGAAGGCAGTGGCGTTACTGGACACCCCCACCGAGGAGTCATTCGACAGGCTGACCTGGCTGGCTGCGCGTTTCGTGAGCGCACCGACAGCGCTGGTGTCTCTGGTCGATGCGAACCGGCAGTTCTTCAAGAGCTGCCTGGGGCTGCCCGAGCCCTGGTCCTCGATGAGGGAGACCGCCCTGTCGCACTCGTTCTGCCAGTACAACCGGATTCCAAGGCAGCCCCTGCTCATCACGGATGCCCGGAATCACCCGCTTTTCAAGGACAATCTGGCGATACGGGATCTGAACGTGATCGCGTACCTGGGTATTCCCCTTGTTACATCCGACGGATACGTACTCGGCTCTTTCTGCGTCATCGATTCCAAACCGAGGCAATGGACGGTTGAGGATGTATCCGTAGTGGAAAAACTGGCTGCAGCGGTGATGGCCGAAATACATCTCCGGGCCGAAATAGCTAACCGACAGAGGATAGAGGAGAAACTGAATGAGCAGAATGAGGAACTGCGAAGGGCATATGGGGATCTGGAGCGGGAAACGGCGGAACGCCTCCGGACGCTGGAGCAGCTTCGGCACAAGGACCAGATGCTGATCCGGCAGACCAGGCTTGCGGCCATGGGGGAGATGATCAGCAGCATCGCACACCAGTGGCGCCAGCCGCTCAATGTCCTGGGTCTCATGTTCCAGAGTGTGCTTCTCAATTTCGAGACGGGACACCTCCGCAGGGACCTCCTCCAGGAAAGTACGGACGAAGCGATGAAGGTGATCAACTACATGTCGCGGACAATCGACGATTTCCGTAACTTCTTCAGACCTAACACTGAAAAATCAAGGTTCAGCGTTAAGGAGGCGGTGGACCTGACGGTTTCCCTGGTGCGGGACGGCTTCAGGGAGTGCCGGATAGAACTGGAAATCGCAACATCTGATGATGTCGAGATTTCCGGGTACTTCAACGAGTTCTGCCAGGCAATTCTCAGCATTCTCCACAATGCCCGGGATGCCTTCTCCGAACGCAGCATCGAGTGCAAAAGGCTGGTTGTCTCTTCGACAGTGGAGAGGAGGACGGCGGTGATTACCATACGGGACAATGCGGGAGGCATTCCAGATAACGTCATCGAGATGATTTTCGAACCCTATTTCAGCACAAAGGGTCTCCAGGGAACCGGGATCGGGCTCTACATGTCGAAGAACATGATCGAGACTCAGATGGGGGGGAGGCTGACCGTGCGTAATACAGATGAAGGAGCGGAGTTCAGGATCGAGCTGCCTGTGAATTCTTGA
- a CDS encoding ATP-binding protein, whose protein sequence is MKKRSDEADWVAQREKIIGLGERSVRKTYFPQLQQKLDELERFRALLDQTRDCIFLFQASSLRIVDVNSSACREMGCLRETLLSAHMEDFFPDDAVVALRGAVSSGEAGSGEKVIESSLTRCSGNGFPVEITFRLVSFNNVLYGVAVARDIRERRQAEEELKQSEERLRFAFSAAGIGTWNWDLKSDQLIWSTRCKELFGFPPDFTVTYDSFLNAIAEEEREAVDAAVSNALRDHADYHMEMRVSLPDGSFRWVLSKGRGFYDQGGLPLGMHGIALDITPRKKYEEELQEARVSAEAANRAKSQFLANMSHELRTPINGILGILQLMMAGYAGEVPTEQKEMLAKADRSARSLLRIIEDVLDLSRVEAGKLLLKEESFSIREAVSDVVELFVVEARSKGVSLLLSVADDVPERLAGDAVRLRQVLVNLLGNAVKFTPQGKVALSVAVGSRAAGGTVDMKFTVTDTGIGIPHDRVGHLFRPFTQLDPSDTRRFGGSGLGLAISRRLVEVMGGAITLQSEEGVGSTFSFTVPLREEPTSMPGEPGPVPAGPVHRSGERVRILVAEDDPLASELLRSMLEYHGLEMDLARTGREAVEKWEGGEYDLIIMDVQMPQMDGITATRIIREKEKSGAGHIPIMAMTAHAFPEDEARCLSAGMDIYQTKPLDVERGIKTVLSLLRKKKTESE, encoded by the coding sequence ATGAAAAAGCGCTCTGACGAGGCGGATTGGGTCGCGCAACGTGAGAAGATCATCGGTCTCGGCGAGCGTTCGGTGCGTAAGACGTACTTTCCGCAGCTCCAGCAGAAGCTCGACGAACTGGAGCGCTTCAGGGCGCTTCTCGATCAGACGCGTGACTGCATCTTTCTGTTTCAAGCCTCCTCACTTCGCATTGTCGATGTCAACTCTTCAGCCTGTAGAGAGATGGGGTGTCTGCGGGAGACACTCCTGTCGGCGCACATGGAAGATTTTTTCCCCGATGACGCAGTCGTAGCACTAAGGGGAGCCGTTTCTTCGGGGGAAGCCGGCAGCGGCGAGAAGGTCATCGAGTCTTCACTCACGAGGTGTTCCGGCAACGGGTTCCCGGTGGAGATCACCTTCAGGCTGGTTTCCTTCAACAATGTGCTGTACGGGGTTGCCGTAGCCCGGGATATAAGGGAGCGCAGACAGGCGGAGGAGGAACTCAAACAGAGCGAGGAGCGATTGCGCTTTGCTTTTTCCGCAGCAGGAATCGGCACATGGAACTGGGACCTGAAATCGGATCAGTTGATCTGGAGCACGCGGTGCAAAGAGCTGTTCGGATTTCCCCCTGACTTCACAGTTACCTATGATTCATTCCTGAATGCCATAGCCGAAGAGGAGCGGGAAGCGGTGGATGCTGCGGTGTCGAACGCACTGCGCGATCATGCCGATTACCATATGGAGATGCGTGTAAGCCTGCCTGACGGCTCCTTCAGGTGGGTCTTAAGCAAAGGAAGGGGATTCTACGATCAGGGGGGGCTCCCTCTCGGCATGCATGGGATTGCTCTGGACATCACTCCCCGGAAAAAATACGAGGAGGAGCTGCAAGAGGCCAGAGTTTCCGCCGAAGCCGCCAACCGTGCAAAATCGCAGTTTCTCGCCAACATGAGCCACGAGCTCCGGACGCCGATCAACGGGATTCTGGGGATTCTCCAGCTTATGATGGCTGGGTACGCGGGGGAGGTGCCCACCGAGCAGAAAGAGATGCTCGCCAAGGCCGATCGTTCCGCACGCTCCCTTCTTCGCATAATAGAAGATGTTCTGGACCTGTCGCGTGTGGAGGCCGGAAAGCTGCTGCTCAAGGAAGAGTCATTCTCCATTCGCGAGGCTGTTTCCGATGTCGTCGAGCTGTTCGTAGTGGAAGCGCGCAGCAAAGGCGTCTCCCTCCTGTTGTCCGTCGCCGATGATGTGCCGGAACGTCTTGCGGGGGACGCTGTACGGCTCAGGCAGGTGCTGGTGAACCTTTTGGGTAATGCGGTGAAATTCACCCCGCAGGGGAAGGTGGCGTTGTCAGTCGCTGTCGGTTCCCGGGCTGCCGGCGGAACAGTCGACATGAAATTCACCGTTACCGATACCGGCATCGGAATTCCACACGACAGGGTAGGGCACCTTTTCCGCCCTTTTACGCAGCTTGATCCCTCGGACACCCGCAGGTTCGGCGGTTCCGGGCTGGGCCTCGCCATCAGCAGACGGCTCGTAGAAGTTATGGGAGGAGCAATAACCCTGCAGAGCGAAGAGGGAGTGGGAAGCACCTTCTCCTTCACGGTTCCGCTGCGGGAGGAGCCGACGTCGATGCCGGGAGAACCGGGTCCGGTTCCTGCCGGACCGGTGCATCGAAGCGGGGAGAGGGTGCGTATCCTGGTGGCGGAAGACGATCCCCTCGCATCCGAGCTTCTCAGGAGCATGCTCGAATACCACGGGCTGGAGATGGATCTGGCCCGGACTGGGCGTGAGGCCGTGGAGAAATGGGAAGGGGGGGAGTACGATCTGATCATCATGGATGTCCAAATGCCCCAAATGGACGGCATTACCGCAACTCGTATCATCCGCGAGAAAGAGAAGAGCGGGGCCGGACACATACCCATCATGGCGATGACCGCCCATGCTTTTCCCGAAGACGAGGCAAGATGCCTGTCTGCCGGAATGGATATCTATCAGACGAAGCCGCTGGATGTGGAGCGCGGCATAAAAACAGTGTTGTCTCTTCTTCGAAAGAAAAAAACTGAATCCGAGTAA
- the ercA gene encoding alcohol dehydrogenase-like regulatory protein ErcA produces the protein METADLELRKFVAPEFVFGVGARKLAGRYALNVGARKVLVVSDPGVVAAGWTQDVLNALEDVGLHFSLFTSLTSNPKAEEVQEGARIFRHEGCDSIVAVGGGSPMDCAKGIGIVTATGRHIAEFEGVDRVDMAIPPLICVPTTAGSAADVSQFAIITDRERRKKFAIISKIIVPDAALIDPVTTTSMPPELTFHTGMDSLCHAVESYVSTAHAPITDLHALQAVGTVASNLQAALDFPRNINCRGRMMMASLHAGLAFSNTSLGMTHAMAHAVGGMFDAPHGECNALLLPFVVEFNFSSVPERYRHVGEAMGIRLNGMSHDDVETILVSRLKSVAGTGGGTHRLSELGVSKGDLPRLAEIAMEDPCLFTNPRRPRKEEVEGVYEKAL, from the coding sequence ATGGAAACTGCCGACCTTGAATTGCGGAAATTCGTGGCACCGGAGTTCGTGTTCGGTGTGGGAGCCAGGAAACTAGCCGGGAGATATGCGCTTAATGTTGGAGCACGCAAGGTACTGGTAGTGAGTGACCCTGGCGTAGTTGCGGCCGGCTGGACCCAGGACGTCCTCAATGCTCTTGAAGATGTCGGACTTCACTTTTCGCTCTTTACCTCGCTGACCAGCAACCCGAAGGCGGAGGAGGTACAGGAGGGGGCTCGCATTTTCAGGCACGAAGGGTGCGACAGCATTGTTGCCGTGGGGGGGGGAAGTCCCATGGACTGCGCCAAGGGGATAGGCATAGTCACCGCCACGGGCCGCCATATTGCGGAATTCGAAGGGGTGGACAGAGTCGACATGGCCATTCCTCCTCTGATATGTGTTCCGACCACTGCGGGGTCTGCCGCAGATGTCTCCCAGTTCGCCATAATAACCGACCGGGAGCGGCGGAAGAAATTCGCCATCATCAGCAAGATCATCGTTCCCGATGCCGCCCTGATCGATCCGGTCACCACCACCTCCATGCCGCCCGAACTCACCTTCCATACGGGCATGGATTCCTTGTGCCATGCAGTAGAGTCATACGTCTCGACGGCCCACGCTCCCATAACGGATCTCCACGCGCTGCAGGCTGTCGGAACCGTCGCTTCAAACCTTCAGGCAGCTCTGGACTTCCCCCGCAACATCAACTGCCGGGGCCGAATGATGATGGCCAGCCTTCACGCGGGACTCGCTTTCTCAAATACGAGCCTCGGGATGACGCATGCAATGGCTCATGCCGTCGGCGGCATGTTCGACGCGCCCCACGGCGAGTGCAACGCGCTGCTCCTTCCATTCGTTGTCGAGTTCAATTTTTCCTCCGTGCCGGAGCGATACCGGCACGTGGGGGAGGCGATGGGGATTCGTCTGAACGGGATGAGCCACGACGATGTCGAAACGATTCTCGTTTCAAGACTGAAAAGTGTGGCGGGTACGGGTGGGGGCACCCATCGTCTCTCAGAACTGGGGGTCTCAAAAGGGGACCTGCCACGGCTCGCGGAAATAGCCATGGAGGACCCCTGTCTCTTCACGAATCCGAGACGCCCCCGGAAAGAGGAGGTTGAGGGGGTCTATGAAAAAGCGCTCTGA
- a CDS encoding TIGR00730 family Rossman fold protein gives MGRICVFCGSSTGKDPLYLETARRFGELLAGEGIGVVYGGGDVGCMGALADSALAAGGEVIGVIPRALEAKEVAHRGLTALHVVGSMHERKALMAELSDGFAALPGGLGTLEEFFEIATWSQLGLHAKPFALLNVGGFYDHLVAFIDHCVDEGFLKPASRNSIIVEYEPERALEEMRAFSRPHTRRWIDREET, from the coding sequence ATCGGGAGAATCTGCGTTTTTTGCGGGTCGAGCACCGGCAAAGACCCTCTTTACCTGGAAACAGCACGCCGATTCGGCGAGTTGCTGGCCGGGGAGGGGATCGGGGTGGTCTATGGAGGGGGGGATGTGGGCTGCATGGGTGCGCTTGCCGATTCAGCCCTCGCTGCAGGAGGGGAGGTGATCGGCGTCATTCCCAGGGCACTGGAGGCGAAGGAGGTGGCGCACCGGGGACTCACGGCACTTCATGTGGTGGGTTCAATGCATGAGCGGAAGGCACTCATGGCCGAACTCTCCGACGGATTCGCCGCTCTTCCCGGTGGGCTGGGGACTCTGGAGGAGTTCTTCGAGATCGCCACCTGGAGTCAGCTCGGCCTGCACGCGAAGCCCTTCGCTCTTCTCAACGTCGGTGGCTTCTACGACCATCTGGTTGCCTTCATCGACCACTGCGTAGATGAAGGATTCCTTAAGCCTGCGAGCCGCAATTCCATTATCGTGGAGTACGAGCCGGAACGGGCTCTTGAGGAGATGAGGGCATTCAGCCGGCCTCATACGCGGAGATGGATAGATCGGGAGGAGACGTAA
- a CDS encoding MFS transporter, whose protein sequence is MHEGNVSARGAIFSLPVIVAALGYFVDIYDLVLFSIVRVPSLKSLGLSGQELIDRGVFLLNMQMAGMLLGGILWGVLGDRKGRLQIMFGSIFLYSLANFANGMVTSLEAYAILRFIAGVGLAGELGAGITLVSEVLHKNVRGYGTMVVASVGVSGAILANFVAANFDWRNAFYIGGGLGMLLLVLRVSVAESGMFREMSSKEVRKGDFFALFTSAGRFFRYLNSILIGVPTWFVVGILITFSPEFAKALGVEGAVSAGNAVMYCYLGLVFGDFASGLLSQWLGSRKKVVFIFLMLTAAGIALYFLRTTTTPAGFYVICTFLGFASGYWAIFVTVAAEQFGTNLRATVATTVPNFVRGMVVPITLLFQQSRKVLGLEAGALAVGALCMAVALLSLWKLEETFSKDLDYFEEYL, encoded by the coding sequence ATGCACGAGGGGAATGTTTCCGCCAGAGGAGCTATCTTTTCGCTCCCGGTCATCGTCGCAGCCCTAGGGTACTTCGTCGATATCTACGACCTTGTCCTTTTCAGCATCGTGCGGGTTCCAAGCCTCAAGTCCCTCGGCCTGTCCGGGCAGGAGTTGATCGACCGGGGCGTATTTCTCCTGAACATGCAGATGGCCGGAATGCTGCTCGGGGGAATTCTTTGGGGGGTGCTGGGGGACCGCAAGGGGCGGCTGCAGATCATGTTCGGCTCCATATTTCTTTACTCTCTCGCCAATTTTGCCAATGGGATGGTGACGTCTCTCGAAGCGTATGCGATCCTTCGTTTCATAGCCGGTGTAGGGCTCGCGGGAGAACTCGGCGCGGGCATCACTCTGGTCTCGGAAGTTCTCCACAAAAATGTACGAGGTTACGGCACCATGGTCGTGGCGTCTGTAGGAGTTTCGGGCGCCATTCTCGCCAATTTCGTCGCGGCAAACTTCGACTGGCGAAATGCCTTTTACATAGGGGGGGGACTCGGCATGCTTCTCCTGGTGCTGCGGGTAAGCGTCGCGGAATCCGGGATGTTCCGGGAGATGTCGTCCAAGGAGGTGCGCAAGGGAGATTTCTTCGCACTATTTACCAGTGCCGGCCGCTTCTTCCGTTACCTTAATTCGATATTGATCGGGGTCCCCACCTGGTTCGTAGTCGGTATTCTCATCACCTTCTCCCCCGAATTCGCAAAAGCTCTAGGCGTGGAGGGGGCGGTTTCCGCAGGGAATGCCGTCATGTACTGCTACCTCGGGCTCGTCTTCGGGGATTTCGCCAGTGGCCTGTTAAGCCAGTGGCTGGGGAGCAGGAAGAAAGTGGTCTTCATCTTCCTCATGCTGACGGCTGCCGGCATTGCTCTCTACTTTCTGAGAACGACAACCACCCCCGCAGGATTTTACGTGATCTGTACCTTCCTCGGCTTCGCGAGCGGGTACTGGGCGATTTTCGTAACAGTGGCCGCGGAGCAGTTCGGGACGAATCTCCGCGCGACAGTGGCTACCACCGTTCCCAACTTCGTACGGGGCATGGTGGTTCCGATCACGCTCCTTTTCCAGCAAAGCCGCAAGGTTCTTGGGCTTGAAGCCGGAGCTCTCGCGGTGGGTGCACTCTGCATGGCAGTTGCGCTTCTTTCACTATGGAAGCTGGAGGAGACCTTCAGCAAGGATCTGGACTACTTCGAGGAGTACCTTTGA
- a CDS encoding CsbD family protein, with amino-acid sequence MKPGTRDQAEGKLHQAKGKAKEAAGKAVGNPKLEAKGKAEKVAGKAQDKVGKVEKRVHH; translated from the coding sequence ATGAAACCAGGCACCAGGGACCAGGCTGAAGGGAAGCTTCATCAGGCTAAGGGCAAGGCCAAGGAAGCAGCCGGTAAGGCTGTGGGAAACCCGAAACTCGAAGCAAAGGGGAAGGCGGAGAAGGTGGCGGGAAAAGCTCAGGACAAGGTAGGGAAAGTGGAAAAACGAGTTCATCACTGA
- a CDS encoding ATP-binding protein: MTLRIVHLHRNPAATELVRHELEVADLKAEVAGVADYAASFRSADADLVLADFDPSVGQPKAVNCPLILLCDEIGVEDAVAAVKKGATDIVSYRNLARLAPAIREAMQEASAGNEALVRAEEEVRRRVEVTERKRAEDSLRESEQLLRFVAESSPDAIFIQDLELRYIWVGKAIPPLRREELLGKTDWDYLSHDDAQYLTELKRRVLQSEEQVGVDITLTLGVERVFEAAYTPWRNKEGRVIGIAGYVHEITEKSRAEIELERQVNVRTAELAKTVHALQGEVAERQLAEEALKAEMERRMEAVDDLREKERLLLQQSRQAAMGEMIGNIAHQWRQPLNTLGLLVQGLPMHLEFGELTRDTLQAMVEKSMQLINHMSRTIDDFRNFFKPNKEMQQFSVCPVVEKTISLLYESLRNQGIRIEYSSRGNPGIQGFPNEFSQVLINILNNARDALVERSPENPQISVTVAEEEGSAVVTIVDNAGGVPPEIMDRIFEPYFTTKGAEKGTGVGLFMSKTIIEKNMNGRLTVRNTPDGAEFRIII, from the coding sequence ATGACTCTTAGAATAGTGCATCTGCATCGTAATCCGGCTGCTACTGAGCTTGTGCGGCATGAGCTGGAAGTAGCGGACCTGAAGGCGGAGGTGGCGGGCGTCGCAGATTATGCCGCATCCTTCCGGTCAGCCGACGCGGATCTCGTGCTGGCTGACTTTGATCCATCCGTGGGTCAGCCCAAAGCTGTCAATTGCCCGCTCATTCTCCTTTGCGATGAAATCGGCGTCGAAGACGCGGTCGCGGCTGTAAAAAAAGGGGCCACTGACATAGTTTCATACCGCAATCTTGCCCGGCTCGCTCCCGCCATACGGGAAGCCATGCAGGAGGCATCTGCCGGGAACGAAGCGCTTGTCCGGGCTGAGGAGGAGGTCCGCCGCAGGGTAGAAGTCACGGAGCGCAAACGGGCTGAGGATTCTCTACGGGAAAGCGAGCAACTGCTGCGGTTCGTTGCGGAAAGTTCTCCCGACGCCATTTTTATCCAGGACCTGGAACTACGCTACATATGGGTCGGTAAAGCCATACCCCCTCTTCGTCGTGAAGAACTGCTCGGGAAAACCGACTGGGATTATCTCTCTCACGATGACGCGCAATACCTTACGGAGCTGAAGCGAAGGGTTCTGCAAAGTGAGGAGCAAGTAGGCGTAGACATCACCCTGACTTTGGGGGTGGAGCGAGTATTCGAGGCTGCCTACACACCGTGGCGAAATAAAGAGGGGCGCGTAATCGGGATCGCAGGATACGTCCATGAGATCACTGAAAAAAGCCGGGCCGAGATTGAACTTGAGCGGCAGGTGAACGTGCGGACAGCGGAGCTCGCAAAGACGGTCCATGCCCTTCAAGGGGAGGTGGCGGAACGGCAGCTGGCGGAAGAGGCCCTGAAAGCGGAGATGGAGCGGCGTATGGAGGCAGTTGACGATCTGCGGGAAAAGGAGCGTCTCCTTCTCCAGCAGAGCCGGCAAGCCGCCATGGGTGAGATGATCGGAAATATCGCCCACCAGTGGCGGCAGCCGCTGAACACCCTGGGCCTTCTCGTCCAGGGACTGCCGATGCACCTGGAGTTCGGCGAGTTGACCCGTGACACTCTCCAGGCCATGGTGGAGAAGTCGATGCAGCTCATCAATCACATGTCGCGTACCATCGACGATTTCAGGAACTTTTTCAAACCCAACAAAGAGATGCAGCAGTTCAGCGTCTGCCCGGTGGTTGAAAAGACCATTTCACTCCTCTATGAGAGTCTCAGGAATCAAGGAATCCGTATCGAGTATTCGAGCCGGGGGAATCCCGGCATACAAGGTTTCCCCAACGAATTTTCCCAGGTGCTGATAAACATCCTGAACAACGCCAGGGATGCGCTGGTGGAGCGGTCTCCCGAAAACCCGCAGATATCGGTGACGGTCGCCGAAGAAGAGGGGAGCGCCGTGGTGACTATAGTCGACAATGCCGGAGGAGTTCCCCCCGAGATAATGGACCGCATCTTCGAGCCCTACTTTACGACGAAAGGGGCGGAGAAGGGGACCGGTGTGGGCCTCTTCATGTCAAAGACAATTATCGAGAAGAATATGAACGGCCGCCTCACCGTGCGCAATACTCCGGATGGCGCGGAATTCAGGATCATTATCTGA
- a CDS encoding MucR family transcriptional regulator has product MATLLEMVSEIVSAHASSTALTTEELIQEIEKVHGALKVLESGGTIATEKAEVKPALTLKQAFRKNEVICMICGKGGMKALTRHLKKAHDITPRDYRKQFGIPRTQSLTASSFSESKRRIAEEKGLITALVQARNARVKKGKGKASTKG; this is encoded by the coding sequence ATGGCTACATTACTGGAGATGGTATCGGAAATCGTCAGTGCACACGCATCGTCAACCGCTTTGACAACGGAAGAGCTGATTCAGGAAATCGAGAAAGTCCATGGTGCCCTGAAAGTCCTCGAATCTGGCGGAACTATCGCGACGGAAAAGGCGGAAGTCAAACCCGCACTTACGCTCAAGCAGGCTTTCCGCAAAAACGAGGTTATCTGCATGATATGCGGCAAGGGTGGGATGAAGGCTCTCACCAGGCATCTCAAGAAAGCACATGACATCACCCCGCGAGACTACCGGAAGCAGTTCGGCATCCCCCGTACCCAATCCCTCACTGCATCCAGCTTCAGCGAGTCGAAACGACGCATCGCCGAGGAAAAAGGACTTATCACTGCGCTCGTGCAGGCTAGAAATGCACGGGTTAAGAAGGGCAAGGGGAAGGCTTCCACAAAAGGCTGA
- a CDS encoding cation transporter has translation MRSEGEQKLKAGGDADCLWRQANLLAVITIVYNIGEGAVSVWFGIADETLSLFGFGVDSFVEVMSGIGIWHMIRRIRSSGGESRDRFERGALTVTGWAFFILAGGLGLSALLSLFQYHHPESTLWGVVVSAVSISFMWLLIRFKTKVGRALGSDAILADAACSRACLYLSLALLAASLGYTLTGIGWFDSAGAILIGSLAAREGVESFRKRKGLACGCSGTCSNA, from the coding sequence ATGAGAAGCGAAGGGGAGCAGAAATTAAAGGCTGGTGGTGATGCAGATTGCCTTTGGAGACAGGCGAACCTTCTCGCCGTCATAACGATCGTCTATAACATAGGCGAAGGGGCTGTCTCAGTATGGTTCGGAATTGCGGACGAAACCCTTTCACTCTTCGGCTTCGGGGTAGACTCATTCGTTGAAGTGATGTCAGGGATCGGGATCTGGCATATGATCCGCCGCATCAGGTCGAGCGGCGGGGAATCCCGCGACAGGTTCGAGCGCGGCGCGCTTACAGTCACAGGGTGGGCTTTCTTCATCCTCGCCGGCGGTCTTGGCCTCTCGGCACTGCTCTCCCTGTTTCAGTACCACCACCCGGAATCGACACTCTGGGGCGTCGTCGTTTCCGCCGTCTCCATTTCGTTCATGTGGCTGCTGATCCGGTTCAAAACGAAGGTAGGCAGAGCCCTGGGCTCGGACGCGATCCTCGCCGATGCCGCCTGTTCCCGTGCATGCCTCTACCTCTCGCTGGCTCTGCTTGCCGCGAGCCTGGGTTATACCCTTACGGGGATCGGCTGGTTCGACTCGGCAGGCGCGATCCTTATCGGGTCGCTGGCTGCGCGGGAAGGGGTGGAGTCCTTCAGAAAAAGAAAAGGCCTTGCATGCGGCTGCAGCGGAACATGCAGCAATGCGTGA
- a CDS encoding methyltransferase: MAWNPEKYLEFEEERFAPFEDLVALIRVREGLSVIDLGCGTGELTRRLADRLPGSTVLGIDASAEMLQRASQWERPGLSFARQTVGETTGRWDLVFSHAVLHWIEDHPSLIPSLLDLLGPGGQLALQLPANHRHPSQTLIVETAQEEPFKTALSGWVRRSPVLEIDRYAEILHDAGAVDITVLEKVYPHLLPDSGAVADWTAGTTLIPYYERLPRDLHDPFMARYREKLGQVWATTPVFFTFRRIIMAATRAA, encoded by the coding sequence ATGGCCTGGAACCCTGAGAAGTACCTTGAATTTGAGGAGGAAAGATTCGCCCCCTTCGAGGATCTAGTAGCCCTGATACGGGTCCGGGAGGGGCTCTCGGTGATAGACCTGGGATGCGGAACGGGGGAACTCACGCGCCGCCTGGCGGACAGGCTCCCCGGCAGCACCGTCCTCGGAATCGACGCGTCGGCCGAGATGCTCCAGCGTGCATCGCAATGGGAGCGGCCAGGGCTTTCATTTGCCCGGCAGACCGTCGGCGAAACCACCGGCAGGTGGGATCTGGTCTTTTCCCATGCCGTGCTCCACTGGATCGAGGACCATCCCAGCCTCATTCCCTCGTTGCTGGACCTCCTGGGGCCGGGTGGGCAGCTAGCCCTTCAGCTTCCCGCCAATCACAGGCATCCCTCACAGACGCTGATCGTTGAGACGGCACAGGAAGAGCCTTTCAAAACCGCTCTCTCCGGGTGGGTCCGTCGCTCCCCCGTGTTGGAAATCGATCGTTATGCCGAAATCCTTCATGATGCCGGAGCGGTCGATATTACCGTTCTGGAAAAGGTGTATCCGCACCTTCTTCCCGATTCGGGCGCAGTGGCGGATTGGACTGCAGGAACGACCCTCATCCCCTATTACGAGCGCCTCCCACGCGACCTCCACGACCCGTTCATGGCTCGCTACCGGGAGAAGCTCGGGCAAGTCTGGGCCACTACTCCGGTCTTCTTTACCTTTCGCAGGATAATCATGGCGGCAACGCGAGCAGCCTGA